Part of the Pseudodesulfovibrio mercurii genome is shown below.
CACGGGCGTGGACCCGGTCACGCACACGAAGAAACATTTCGAGGTCTCCTCCAAGGAGCCCCTGTCCGCCCTGGTCTTCAAGGTGGCCATGGACTCCGGCCGCAAGCTGGCCATGATGCGCATCTATTCCGGGCGCATCGAGGCGGGCGGGACCGTGTACAACGTGACCCAGGACCAGGACGAGCGCGTGGCCCGGCTGTTTCGGCTGCACGCGGGCCGCAAGGAGAAGATCGACGCGGCCTTTGCGGGCGACATGGTGGCCGCTGCGGGCATGAAGTACGCCCGTACGGGCGACACCCTGTGCGACCGCTCCTCGCCGGTCCTCCTCGAACAGATCGCGGACTACAAGCCGGTCATCTCCCTGGCCATCGAGCCGCGCAACACCGAGGAGGGCGACAAGCTCGACGAGGTCCTGGAAAAATATCTCCTGGAGGACCCGACCCTGGACCTCAAGCACGACGAGGACACGGGCCAGATCATCCTGTCCGGCATGGGCGAGCTGCACCTGGAGGTCATCCTGGAGCGGCTCGGCCGCGAGTACGGCCTGACGCCGCGCGCGGGCAAGCCGCAGGTGGTCTACCAGGAGACCGTGGGCGCCAAGGGCGCGGGCAAGGGCGTGTTCAGCCGCGAGCTGGGCGAGGTCATGCATTTCGGTGCGGTGGAGCTGTCCGTGGAGCCGTTGCCCAGGGACAAGGAACGGAGCATCTCCTTCGAGGTGGACACCGAGGCCTGGCCCGCCGCCTGGCTGGAGGCCGTGGAGGACGGCATCACCGACGGGTTGCAGAGCGGCGTGATCCGGGGCTACCCGGTGCAGAACGTGCGCGTGCGGGTGCTCGGCCTTGAACGGCGGGAGGGCGAGTCCAGCCCGGTGGGCTACCGCATGGCCTCGGCCATGGCCCTGAAGGACGCCCTGGCCAACGCCGATCCCAAGCTCATGGAGCCGATTATGTGGGTGGAGATCTCCGTGCCCGAGGAGTTCGTCGGCGACGTGGTCGGCCTGCTCGGCTCCAAGGGGGCCAAGATCGAGAATATGATCGACCGGCACGGGCTCAAGATCGTCCAGGGACTGGCCCCGCTGGCCAGCCTGTTCGGCTTTTCCACGGACCTGCGCTCGGCCACCCAGGGCCGCGCCGGGTTCATGATGAAGTTTTCACGTTTTGACGTCCTGGAGTAGCTGTTGACCCAGATGATTTCCCGCCGGACGCCCCCGGAAAAGCCGTCGAAACGGTCCTTCCGGGAATGGTGGAGGGGCAGCAAGCGCTGGATGCGGTACTGGTACCTGCGTCTCATGCGCCAGAACTCGTCGCCCAAGAACCTGGCCGCGGCCTGCGCGTTGGGCATGTTCATCGGCGCGCTGCCCATCATCCCGTTCCAGTCCGTGGTGGTCATCGCCCTGGCCTTCGTCCTGCGGGTCAACAAGCTGGCCGCGTGGCTGGCCACCTGTTACTCCAACGCGGCCACCATGGTCCCGTTCTACTACTTCCTCTTCCAGGTGGGCCAGGCGGTCACGCCCTTCCACGACGTGGCCTTCGACCCGGACAAGCTGCGCATGGTGGACATGATCCACGCGGGCTGGCAGGTCTTCGGGGTCATGTTCGCGGGCGGCCTGGCCTTCGGCATCCCGGCCACCATCGTGACCTATTTCTTCTCCCTGTACGCCATCCGCCGCTACCGCAGGCGGCGGGCCGTGCGCATCCTGCGCAAGCGCGAGGGATAGCCGCCCCGGTCCCCGCGCCTTCCGTCCCCGGCCGCCCCGGCCGGACGCGATCCGTTTTTCCCGGCCAATAATTGCCAATATCCCGAAGAGAGGATAGTGGTGATCCGGTATACGCCTTTCCCTCTGCCGTTCACCTCAGCGCATGGAGCCATTTGCATGCCGGTACGTCCCATGACGAAGATGATCCTGTTGGGCCTGGCCCTGTGCAGCCTGTTCGCCCTGGCCGCCACCCGAGAGGGGTGGTCGTATTACGGCCTGGCGGCGGGTGGTGCGCTGCTCGTCTGTCTTGCCGTCGGCGCCGCGTTGGAGAGGGCCGAGGCCCGGCTTCGGGCGGCCCTGGACCGGCTGGTCCGGGGCGGCGAGTTGCCCGAGGAGGACCGGGGCCTGCTCTGCGGAGCGCTGCTCCCGCTGGCCGGGGGGCTGGCCGCGCAACGCGAGGAGGCGGCCGCCGCCGAACGGGCCTTTCGGGCCCAGGGCAGCCCGGCCCTGATGTGCGACGCCAAGGGGCGCATCCGTCTGGTCACCGGGTCCCTGCTGGCCATCCTGCGCAAGGCCGAGGAACAGGTGGTCGGCCGGACCGTGAGCCAGGCCCTGTACGACCGAGACGGGGTTTCGGTGACGGAAAAGGCCCTGCGGACCATGAAGCCCGTGGCCGAGACCCTGGACCTCAAATTGTGGGACGGG
Proteins encoded:
- the fusA gene encoding elongation factor G encodes the protein MSKSNAPSAKVLGNLRNIGIIAHIDAGKTTLTERILYYSGKIHRIGEVHEGTATMDYMPEEQERGITITSAVTTCQWDPCMINIIDTPGHVDFTIEVERSLRVLDGAVGVFCGVSGVEPQSETVWRQSESYHVPKLAFVNKMDRLGADFAAVLESMVQKLRANPVAIQYPDGEGQEFSGVFDLVTMERLQFDQATSGAEYSRTPVSGEQAEMLSPWREKLIEAAAEEDEEILDLYLSGEEVPADRIHAALRKGTLARRFVPVLVGSALKNVGVQPVLDAVCRYLPSPLDVPPATGVDPVTHTKKHFEVSSKEPLSALVFKVAMDSGRKLAMMRIYSGRIEAGGTVYNVTQDQDERVARLFRLHAGRKEKIDAAFAGDMVAAAGMKYARTGDTLCDRSSPVLLEQIADYKPVISLAIEPRNTEEGDKLDEVLEKYLLEDPTLDLKHDEDTGQIILSGMGELHLEVILERLGREYGLTPRAGKPQVVYQETVGAKGAGKGVFSRELGEVMHFGAVELSVEPLPRDKERSISFEVDTEAWPAAWLEAVEDGITDGLQSGVIRGYPVQNVRVRVLGLERREGESSPVGYRMASAMALKDALANADPKLMEPIMWVEISVPEEFVGDVVGLLGSKGAKIENMIDRHGLKIVQGLAPLASLFGFSTDLRSATQGRAGFMMKFSRFDVLE
- a CDS encoding DUF2062 domain-containing protein, which produces MISRRTPPEKPSKRSFREWWRGSKRWMRYWYLRLMRQNSSPKNLAAACALGMFIGALPIIPFQSVVVIALAFVLRVNKLAAWLATCYSNAATMVPFYYFLFQVGQAVTPFHDVAFDPDKLRMVDMIHAGWQVFGVMFAGGLAFGIPATIVTYFFSLYAIRRYRRRRAVRILRKREG